A window of the Oscillospiraceae bacterium NTUH-002-81 genome harbors these coding sequences:
- a CDS encoding 6-phosphofructokinase, with the protein MKNLLVGQSGGPTAVINASLGGVISAASLHSQEIGRIYGMRNGIEGFLKGNIIDLTGMSGKDVNRLEYTPGAYLGSCRYRLPTDLQDPVYSQLFEKFQELDIGYVFYIGGNDSMDTVSRLSRHAAAIGSDIRFIGIPKTIDNDLILTDHTPGFGSAARFVASTVREICLDAAVYDIPAVTIVEIMGRNAGWLTAASALARKFPGDNPSLICFPELDFDQEDFVEKVQGCLARRPAVVVCVSEGLKDANGTLLCEYETESHTDSFGHKKLSGCGKFLEELISHRLGVKTRAVELNVTQRCSGNLQSETDRLEAIQAGTFGVEQALLGKTGVMVTFHRTAGAPYTLTLGTEDVNLICNEEKCIPREWISADGCDITEALAAYIRPLIQGNAVPPMKDGLPDFLYLKD; encoded by the coding sequence ATGAAGAATCTGTTGGTGGGCCAGTCCGGCGGCCCCACAGCTGTCATCAATGCCAGCCTGGGCGGTGTGATTTCCGCAGCAAGCCTACATTCCCAGGAGATCGGACGGATATATGGCATGCGCAATGGCATTGAAGGTTTTCTGAAAGGAAACATCATCGATCTGACCGGGATGAGCGGCAAGGACGTGAACCGGCTGGAATACACGCCCGGTGCGTACTTGGGTTCCTGCCGTTACCGTCTTCCGACGGATCTGCAGGATCCGGTTTACAGCCAGCTTTTTGAAAAATTTCAGGAACTGGATATCGGATATGTATTTTATATCGGCGGCAATGACTCCATGGATACGGTGAGCCGCCTGTCCCGGCACGCAGCCGCCATCGGCAGCGACATCCGTTTCATCGGCATTCCCAAGACCATTGACAATGACCTGATCCTCACCGATCACACCCCGGGCTTCGGCAGTGCTGCCCGTTTCGTGGCTTCCACCGTGCGGGAGATTTGTCTGGACGCTGCGGTTTACGACATTCCGGCAGTCACCATCGTGGAGATCATGGGACGCAATGCCGGCTGGCTCACCGCTGCCAGCGCTCTGGCCCGGAAGTTCCCGGGGGACAACCCTTCCCTCATCTGCTTCCCGGAGCTGGACTTTGATCAGGAGGACTTTGTGGAAAAGGTGCAGGGCTGCCTTGCCAGACGTCCCGCCGTTGTGGTGTGCGTATCCGAAGGGCTCAAGGACGCCAACGGCACCCTGCTGTGCGAATATGAAACCGAGTCCCACACCGACAGCTTTGGGCACAAGAAACTCAGCGGCTGCGGCAAATTTCTGGAGGAGCTGATCTCTCACCGTCTGGGTGTGAAGACCCGGGCCGTGGAGCTCAACGTCACCCAGCGCTGCTCCGGCAACCTGCAGTCCGAGACAGACCGGCTGGAAGCCATTCAGGCCGGCACCTTCGGTGTCGAACAGGCCCTGCTTGGCAAAACCGGCGTCATGGTCACCTTCCACCGGACTGCCGGGGCCCCTTATACACTGACCCTTGGCACCGAGGATGTGAACCTCATCTGCAACGAAGAGAAATGCATCCCCCGGGAATGGATCAGCGCTGACGGCTGTGATATCACCGAGGCACTGGCTGCCTACATCCGCCCGCTCATTCAGGGCAATGCTGTGCCGCCCATGAAAGACGGCCTGCCGGATTTTCTATACCTGAAAGATTAA
- a CDS encoding DeoR/GlpR family DNA-binding transcription regulator, producing the protein MQMKERQDKIIELVSENHRMDVVTLANILQVSQVTVRKDLDVLVERRIIQREHGYAVINETGDLSTRIGHNYNRKKKIAALAASMVHDGETVMIESGTTCALLAEELATHKKNVTIITNSAFTASYIKEAPNAKIVLLGGDYQLKSQVVVGPVTRRCAADFSVEKIFVGADGYKEGVGFTGADLMRTDTMKAMAESAKRVLILTDSSKFSSRGLVTSFTLPAIHDVVTDEKIPARIEQEMTHFGIQVHKVKF; encoded by the coding sequence ATGCAGATGAAGGAACGCCAGGACAAGATCATAGAGCTGGTCAGTGAGAACCACCGGATGGATGTGGTGACGCTGGCGAATATCCTGCAGGTGTCCCAGGTGACAGTGCGCAAAGACCTGGACGTTCTCGTGGAACGCAGGATCATCCAGCGGGAGCACGGCTACGCGGTGATCAACGAAACCGGAGATCTGAGTACCCGCATCGGACACAATTACAATCGTAAGAAAAAGATTGCCGCGCTGGCGGCCTCCATGGTGCATGACGGGGAGACGGTAATGATCGAGTCGGGAACCACCTGTGCCCTGCTGGCGGAGGAGCTGGCCACCCATAAGAAAAATGTGACGATCATCACGAATTCTGCGTTCACGGCTTCCTATATCAAGGAGGCGCCCAACGCCAAGATCGTGCTGCTGGGTGGGGACTATCAGCTGAAATCCCAGGTGGTGGTGGGCCCGGTGACGCGAAGATGTGCGGCGGATTTTTCTGTGGAGAAGATTTTCGTGGGAGCGGACGGCTACAAGGAGGGCGTGGGCTTCACCGGCGCAGACCTCATGCGCACAGATACGATGAAGGCCATGGCAGAGTCGGCCAAGCGGGTGCTGATCCTCACTGACTCCTCCAAGTTTTCCAGCAGAGGGCTGGTGACCTCGTTTACCCTTCCGGCCATTCACGATGTGGTAACGGATGAGAAGATTCCGGCCCGGATCGAGCAGGAGATGACACATTTTG